A stretch of the Salmo salar chromosome ssa20, Ssal_v3.1, whole genome shotgun sequence genome encodes the following:
- the LOC106580290 gene encoding neurofilament heavy polypeptide isoform X2: protein MSYPLDHLYGHGSYRRAPQGLSARPAASLSSSGFHSQPWTTSQRRRQAYSQTPSADSLEIFNGDMTRRNEKEILQTLNDRFAGYIDKVRNLELMNSNLEQEAAALRQSQTGRATVGEHYERELGNLRGLVQQLTGEKARALLEQDHLEEDIQHVRTRLEDEARSREELEAKARLMNKYVDESGLARLELDKKLSALQEEAAFLKKNHEEEVAELLSQIQGAQVSFEARDTIKADVTNALREIRAQLDGHATKSATHAEEWFKVRMERLADAAHSNTDAIRGAQDEIAEYRRQLQSRTIELETLRGTKDSLERQCMETEDRHHGDIHSLQETIHQLDGELKSTKWEMASQLREYQELLNVKMALDIEIAAYRKLLEGEETRFIPGPSLYSYSSAHLKLKGEELSDTVILEEQTDETQVTEVTEEAEDEEEEKGEETEKEEEEEEEGEKDEEEDETKAEAEEGEGKGVEEEEEGEEKEEEKSKSPEKAASSPSKSPQSKSPPKTPQPKSPAPKSPESKSPQAKSPLPKSPAKSPAPKSPESKSPQAKSPLPKSPAKSPAPKSPESKSPQAKSPLPKSPAKSPAPKSPESKSPQAKSPLPKSPAKSPAPKSPTAVKSPTSTSPPSKSPESKSPPPKSPLPKSPEPKSPIQEKAKPPAEDKLAKQEKKEKEQPQPVKEEKKQEPEPKEKEKSESQPKEEKVEEKTDKPEPKEKEKSESQPKEEKVEEKTDKPEPKEKEKSESQPKEEKVEEKTDKPEPKEKEKSESQPKEEKVEEKTDKPDPKESKPEENPKKTETPTPAPSAATPAKPAEEKPAPAKESHGPAKKEEEKQAKTDDTPQVEVKPAPKESPQKTESTKEEKKPEPKEEVKKEDKKEDKKEASKASDIKEAKDTKEVGKAEKAKKSSSTEVKDEKSSSTEVKDEKSSSTEVKDEKSSSTEVKDEKSSSTEVKDEKSSSTEVKDEKSSSTEVKDEKAKK, encoded by the exons ATGAGCTACCCACTGGACCACCTCTACGGCCACGGCTCCTACCGCAGGGCACCGCAGGGCCTCTCTGCCCGGCCTGccgcttccctctcctcctccggcTTCCACTCCCAGCCCTGGACGACCTCTCAGCGCCGCCGCCAGGCCTACAGCCAGACACCCTCCGCCGACAGCTTGGAGATCTTTAACGGCGACATGACTCGGAGGAACGAGAAGGAGATTCTGCAGACACTCAATGACCGGTTCGCCGGCTACATCGACAAGGTCCGTAACCTCGAGCTGATGAACTCGAATCTGGAGCAGGAAGCGGCTGCGCTGAGACAGAGCCAGACCGGGCGCGCTACCGTGGGAGAGCACTATGAGCGCGAGCTGGGGAACCTGAGGGGTCTGGTTCAGCAGCTTACCGGGGAGAAGGCACGCGCACTCTTGGAGCAAGACCACCTGGAAGAGGATATCCAGCATGTGCGGACCAGGCTCGAGGACGAGGCACGCAGCAGGGAGGAGCTGGAAGCCAAGGCACGCCTCATGAACAAGTATGTGGATGAGTCTGGGCTCGCACGGCTAGAGCTGGACAAGAAGCTGAGCGCGCTGCAGGAAGAAGCCGCGTTCCTGAAGAAGAACCACGAGGAGGAGGTGGCGGAGCTGCTATCACAGATCCAGGGTGCACAGGTGAGTTTCGAGGCTCGAGACACAATCAAGGCGGACGTCACGAACGCCCTGCGGGAGATCCGCGCTCAGCTGGATGGCCACGCGACCAAGAGCGCAACGCACGCGGAGGAATGGTTCAAAG TGCGTATGGAGCGGTTGGCAGATGCAGCTCACTCTAACACAGATGCGATCCGTGGTGCCCAGGATGAGATAGCAGAGTACAGACGGCAGCTGCAGAGCCGCACCATCGAACTGGAGACCCTCAGAGGAACCAAGGACTCCCTGGAGAGACAATGCATGGAGACTGAGGACAGACACCATGGAGATATCCACTCACTACAG gagactattCATCAGCTGGACGGTGAACTGAAGAGTACTAAGTGGGAGATGGCCAGTCAGCTGAGAGAATACCAGGAGCTGCTGAACGTCAAGATGGCTCTGGACATAGAGATAGCAGCCTACAG GAAGTTGCTGGAAGGGGAGGAGACTCGGTTCATACCTGGGCCAAGCCTGTACTCCTACTCCTCTGCCCACCTGAAGCTGAAGGGGGAGGAGCTCTCAGACACAGTCATACTGGAGGAACAGACGGATGAGACACAGGTCACTGAGGTGACAGAGGAAGcagaagatgaggaagaggaaaagggagaggagacagaaaaggaagaagaggaagaggaagagggagaaaaggatgaggaagaggatgagaccAAAGCTGAggcagaggagggagaagggaaaggagttgaggaagaggaggaaggtgaggagaaagaggaagagaagtCTAAGTCACCTGAGAAGGCTGCTTCTTCTCCATCCAAATCTCCCCAATCTAAGTCTCCCCCCAAAACCCCCCAGCCCAAATCTCCTGCCCCCAAATCACCTGAATCAAAATCACCCCAAGCTAAATCTCCCCTCCCCAAATCACCTGCCAAATCTCCCGCCCCCAAATCACCTGAATCCAAATCACCCCAAGCCAAATCTCCCCTCCCCAAATCACCTGCCAAATCTCCCGCCCCCAAATCACCTGAATCCAAATCACCCCAAGCCAAATCTCCCCTCCCCAAATCACCTGCCAAATCTCCCGCCCCCAAATCACCTGAATCCAAATCACCCCAAGCCAAATCTCCCCTCCCCAAATCACCTGCCAAATCTCCCGCCCCCAAATCTCCCACAGCTGTGAAATCACCAACATCTACATCTCCCCCCAGCAAATCCCCAGAGTCTAAGTCTCCCCCTCCCAAATCCCCCCTCCCAAAGTCTCCTGAACCCAAGTCCCCCATCCAGGAGAAGGCCAAGCCCCCTGCAGAAGACAAACTGGCCAAgcaggagaagaaagagaaggaacAACCCCAGCCTGTAAAGGAGGAAAAGAAACAAGAGCCAGAAcccaaggagaaggagaagagtgaGAGCCAGCCTAAAGAGGAGAAGGTTGAGGAGAAGACAGACAAACCAGAAcccaaggagaaggagaagagtgaGAGCCAGCCTAAAGAGGAGAAGGTTGAGGAGAAGACAGACAAACCAGAAcccaaggagaaggagaagagtgaGAGCCAGCCTAAAGAGGAGAAGGTTGAGGAGAAGACAGACAAACCAGAAcccaaggagaaggagaagagtgaGAGCCAGCCTAAAGAGGAGAAGGTTGAGGAGAAGACAGACAAACCAGATCCCAAGGAGAGCAAGCCAGAGGAGAATCCCAAGAAGACTGAGACCCCAACACCTGCCCCCTCTGCTGCCACCCCGGCCAAGCCTGCAGAGGAAAAGCCCGCCCCTGCCAAGGAGAGCCACGGCCCTGCTaagaaagaagaggagaaacaAGCCAAAACAGATGACACACCCCAGGTAGAGGTGAAGCCAGCCCCCAAAGAATCACCACAGAAAACAGAGAGCACAAAGGAGGAGAAGAAACCAGAGCCCAAAGAGGAGGTGAAGAAGGAGGATAAGAAGGAGGACAAGAAGGAGGCCTCTAAAGCATCCGACATTAAAGAGGCAAAGGATACGAAGGAGGTAGGGAAGGCAGAGAAGGCCAAGAAGTCTTCTAGCACTGAA GTCAAAGACGAGAAGTCTTCTAGCACTGAGGTCAAAGACGAGAAGTCTTCTAGCACTGAGGTCAAAGACGAGAAGTCTTCTAGCACTGAGGTCAAAGACGAGAAGTCTTCTAGCACTGAAGTCAAAGACGAGAAGTCTTCTAGCACTGAAGTCAAAGACGAGAAGTCTTCTAGCACTGAGGTCAAAGACGAGAAAGCCAAGAAGTGA
- the LOC106580290 gene encoding neurofilament heavy polypeptide isoform X3 — protein sequence MSYPLDHLYGHGSYRRAPQGLSARPAASLSSSGFHSQPWTTSQRRRQAYSQTPSADSLEIFNGDMTRRNEKEILQTLNDRFAGYIDKVRNLELMNSNLEQEAAALRQSQTGRATVGEHYERELGNLRGLVQQLTGEKARALLEQDHLEEDIQHVRTRLEDEARSREELEAKARLMNKYVDESGLARLELDKKLSALQEEAAFLKKNHEEEVAELLSQIQGAQVSFEARDTIKADVTNALREIRAQLDGHATKSATHAEEWFKVRMERLADAAHSNTDAIRGAQDEIAEYRRQLQSRTIELETLRGTKDSLERQCMETEDRHHGDIHSLQETIHQLDGELKSTKWEMASQLREYQELLNVKMALDIEIAAYRKLLEGEETRFIPGPSLYSYSSAHLKLKGEELSDTVILEEQTDETQVTEVTEEAEDEEEEKGEETEKEEEEEEEGEKDEEEDETKAEAEEGEGKGVEEEEEGEEKEEEKSKSPEKAASSPSKSPQSKSPPKTPQPKSPAPKSPESKSPQAKSPLPKSPAKSPAPKSPESKSPQAKSPLPKSPAKSPAPKSPESKSPQAKSPLPKSPAKSPAPKSPESKSPQAKSPLPKSPAKSPAPKSPTAVKSPTSTSPPSKSPESKSPPPKSPLPKSPEPKSPIQEKAKPPAEDKLAKQEKKEKEQPQPVKEEKKQEPEPKEKEKSESQPKEEKVEEKTDKPEPKEKEKSESQPKEEKVEEKTDKPEPKEKEKSESQPKEEKVEEKTDKPEPKEKEKSESQPKEEKVEEKTDKPDPKESKPEENPKKTETPTPAPSAATPAKPAEEKPAPAKESHGPAKKEEEKQAKTDDTPQVEVKPAPKESPQKTESTKEEKKPEPKEEVKKEDKKEDKKEASKASDIKEAKDTKEVGKAEKAKKSSSTEVKDEKSSSTEVKDEKSSSTEVKDEKSSSTEVKDEKSSSTEVKDEKSSSTEVKDEKAKK from the exons ATGAGCTACCCACTGGACCACCTCTACGGCCACGGCTCCTACCGCAGGGCACCGCAGGGCCTCTCTGCCCGGCCTGccgcttccctctcctcctccggcTTCCACTCCCAGCCCTGGACGACCTCTCAGCGCCGCCGCCAGGCCTACAGCCAGACACCCTCCGCCGACAGCTTGGAGATCTTTAACGGCGACATGACTCGGAGGAACGAGAAGGAGATTCTGCAGACACTCAATGACCGGTTCGCCGGCTACATCGACAAGGTCCGTAACCTCGAGCTGATGAACTCGAATCTGGAGCAGGAAGCGGCTGCGCTGAGACAGAGCCAGACCGGGCGCGCTACCGTGGGAGAGCACTATGAGCGCGAGCTGGGGAACCTGAGGGGTCTGGTTCAGCAGCTTACCGGGGAGAAGGCACGCGCACTCTTGGAGCAAGACCACCTGGAAGAGGATATCCAGCATGTGCGGACCAGGCTCGAGGACGAGGCACGCAGCAGGGAGGAGCTGGAAGCCAAGGCACGCCTCATGAACAAGTATGTGGATGAGTCTGGGCTCGCACGGCTAGAGCTGGACAAGAAGCTGAGCGCGCTGCAGGAAGAAGCCGCGTTCCTGAAGAAGAACCACGAGGAGGAGGTGGCGGAGCTGCTATCACAGATCCAGGGTGCACAGGTGAGTTTCGAGGCTCGAGACACAATCAAGGCGGACGTCACGAACGCCCTGCGGGAGATCCGCGCTCAGCTGGATGGCCACGCGACCAAGAGCGCAACGCACGCGGAGGAATGGTTCAAAG TGCGTATGGAGCGGTTGGCAGATGCAGCTCACTCTAACACAGATGCGATCCGTGGTGCCCAGGATGAGATAGCAGAGTACAGACGGCAGCTGCAGAGCCGCACCATCGAACTGGAGACCCTCAGAGGAACCAAGGACTCCCTGGAGAGACAATGCATGGAGACTGAGGACAGACACCATGGAGATATCCACTCACTACAG gagactattCATCAGCTGGACGGTGAACTGAAGAGTACTAAGTGGGAGATGGCCAGTCAGCTGAGAGAATACCAGGAGCTGCTGAACGTCAAGATGGCTCTGGACATAGAGATAGCAGCCTACAG GAAGTTGCTGGAAGGGGAGGAGACTCGGTTCATACCTGGGCCAAGCCTGTACTCCTACTCCTCTGCCCACCTGAAGCTGAAGGGGGAGGAGCTCTCAGACACAGTCATACTGGAGGAACAGACGGATGAGACACAGGTCACTGAGGTGACAGAGGAAGcagaagatgaggaagaggaaaagggagaggagacagaaaaggaagaagaggaagaggaagagggagaaaaggatgaggaagaggatgagaccAAAGCTGAggcagaggagggagaagggaaaggagttgaggaagaggaggaaggtgaggagaaagaggaagagaagtCTAAGTCACCTGAGAAGGCTGCTTCTTCTCCATCCAAATCTCCCCAATCTAAGTCTCCCCCCAAAACCCCCCAGCCCAAATCTCCTGCCCCCAAATCACCTGAATCAAAATCACCCCAAGCTAAATCTCCCCTCCCCAAATCACCTGCCAAATCTCCCGCCCCCAAATCACCTGAATCCAAATCACCCCAAGCCAAATCTCCCCTCCCCAAATCACCTGCCAAATCTCCCGCCCCCAAATCACCTGAATCCAAATCACCCCAAGCCAAATCTCCCCTCCCCAAATCACCTGCCAAATCTCCCGCCCCCAAATCACCTGAATCCAAATCACCCCAAGCCAAATCTCCCCTCCCCAAATCACCTGCCAAATCTCCCGCCCCCAAATCTCCCACAGCTGTGAAATCACCAACATCTACATCTCCCCCCAGCAAATCCCCAGAGTCTAAGTCTCCCCCTCCCAAATCCCCCCTCCCAAAGTCTCCTGAACCCAAGTCCCCCATCCAGGAGAAGGCCAAGCCCCCTGCAGAAGACAAACTGGCCAAgcaggagaagaaagagaaggaacAACCCCAGCCTGTAAAGGAGGAAAAGAAACAAGAGCCAGAAcccaaggagaaggagaagagtgaGAGCCAGCCTAAAGAGGAGAAGGTTGAGGAGAAGACAGACAAACCAGAAcccaaggagaaggagaagagtgaGAGCCAGCCTAAAGAGGAGAAGGTTGAGGAGAAGACAGACAAACCAGAAcccaaggagaaggagaagagtgaGAGCCAGCCTAAAGAGGAGAAGGTTGAGGAGAAGACAGACAAACCAGAAcccaaggagaaggagaagagtgaGAGCCAGCCTAAAGAGGAGAAGGTTGAGGAGAAGACAGACAAACCAGATCCCAAGGAGAGCAAGCCAGAGGAGAATCCCAAGAAGACTGAGACCCCAACACCTGCCCCCTCTGCTGCCACCCCGGCCAAGCCTGCAGAGGAAAAGCCCGCCCCTGCCAAGGAGAGCCACGGCCCTGCTaagaaagaagaggagaaacaAGCCAAAACAGATGACACACCCCAGGTAGAGGTGAAGCCAGCCCCCAAAGAATCACCACAGAAAACAGAGAGCACAAAGGAGGAGAAGAAACCAGAGCCCAAAGAGGAGGTGAAGAAGGAGGATAAGAAGGAGGACAAGAAGGAGGCCTCTAAAGCATCCGACATTAAAGAGGCAAAGGATACGAAGGAGGTAGGGAAGGCAGAGAAGGCCAAGAAGTCTTCTAGCACTGAA GTCAAAGACGAGAAGTCTTCTAGCACTGAGGTCAAAGACGAGAAGTCTTCTAGCACTGAGGTCAAAGACGAGAAGTCTTCTAGCACTGAAGTCAAAGACGAGAAGTCTTCTAGCACTGAAGTCAAAGACGAGAAGTCTTCTAGCACTGAGGTCAAAGACGAGAAAGCCAAGAAGTGA
- the LOC106580290 gene encoding neurofilament heavy polypeptide isoform X1, producing MSYPLDHLYGHGSYRRAPQGLSARPAASLSSSGFHSQPWTTSQRRRQAYSQTPSADSLEIFNGDMTRRNEKEILQTLNDRFAGYIDKVRNLELMNSNLEQEAAALRQSQTGRATVGEHYERELGNLRGLVQQLTGEKARALLEQDHLEEDIQHVRTRLEDEARSREELEAKARLMNKYVDESGLARLELDKKLSALQEEAAFLKKNHEEEVAELLSQIQGAQVSFEARDTIKADVTNALREIRAQLDGHATKSATHAEEWFKVRMERLADAAHSNTDAIRGAQDEIAEYRRQLQSRTIELETLRGTKDSLERQCMETEDRHHGDIHSLQETIHQLDGELKSTKWEMASQLREYQELLNVKMALDIEIAAYRKLLEGEETRFIPGPSLYSYSSAHLKLKGEELSDTVILEEQTDETQVTEVTEEAEDEEEEKGEETEKEEEEEEEGEKDEEEDETKAEAEEGEGKGVEEEEEGEEKEEEKSKSPEKAASSPSKSPQSKSPPKTPQPKSPAPKSPESKSPQAKSPLPKSPAKSPAPKSPESKSPQAKSPLPKSPAKSPAPKSPESKSPQAKSPLPKSPAKSPAPKSPESKSPQAKSPLPKSPAKSPAPKSPTAVKSPTSTSPPSKSPESKSPPPKSPLPKSPEPKSPIQEKAKPPAEDKLAKQEKKEKEQPQPVKEEKKQEPEPKEKEKSESQPKEEKVEEKTDKPEPKEKEKSESQPKEEKVEEKTDKPEPKEKEKSESQPKEEKVEEKTDKPEPKEKEKSESQPKEEKVEEKTDKPDPKESKPEENPKKTETPTPAPSAATPAKPAEEKPAPAKESHGPAKKEEEKQAKTDDTPQVEVKPAPKESPQKTESTKEEKKPEPKEEVKKEDKKEDKKEASKASDIKEAKDTKEVGKAEKAKKSSSTEVKDEKSSSTEVKDEKSSSTEVKDEKSSSTEVKDEKSSSTEVKDEKSSSTEVKDEKSSSTEVKDEKSSSTEVKDEKAKK from the exons ATGAGCTACCCACTGGACCACCTCTACGGCCACGGCTCCTACCGCAGGGCACCGCAGGGCCTCTCTGCCCGGCCTGccgcttccctctcctcctccggcTTCCACTCCCAGCCCTGGACGACCTCTCAGCGCCGCCGCCAGGCCTACAGCCAGACACCCTCCGCCGACAGCTTGGAGATCTTTAACGGCGACATGACTCGGAGGAACGAGAAGGAGATTCTGCAGACACTCAATGACCGGTTCGCCGGCTACATCGACAAGGTCCGTAACCTCGAGCTGATGAACTCGAATCTGGAGCAGGAAGCGGCTGCGCTGAGACAGAGCCAGACCGGGCGCGCTACCGTGGGAGAGCACTATGAGCGCGAGCTGGGGAACCTGAGGGGTCTGGTTCAGCAGCTTACCGGGGAGAAGGCACGCGCACTCTTGGAGCAAGACCACCTGGAAGAGGATATCCAGCATGTGCGGACCAGGCTCGAGGACGAGGCACGCAGCAGGGAGGAGCTGGAAGCCAAGGCACGCCTCATGAACAAGTATGTGGATGAGTCTGGGCTCGCACGGCTAGAGCTGGACAAGAAGCTGAGCGCGCTGCAGGAAGAAGCCGCGTTCCTGAAGAAGAACCACGAGGAGGAGGTGGCGGAGCTGCTATCACAGATCCAGGGTGCACAGGTGAGTTTCGAGGCTCGAGACACAATCAAGGCGGACGTCACGAACGCCCTGCGGGAGATCCGCGCTCAGCTGGATGGCCACGCGACCAAGAGCGCAACGCACGCGGAGGAATGGTTCAAAG TGCGTATGGAGCGGTTGGCAGATGCAGCTCACTCTAACACAGATGCGATCCGTGGTGCCCAGGATGAGATAGCAGAGTACAGACGGCAGCTGCAGAGCCGCACCATCGAACTGGAGACCCTCAGAGGAACCAAGGACTCCCTGGAGAGACAATGCATGGAGACTGAGGACAGACACCATGGAGATATCCACTCACTACAG gagactattCATCAGCTGGACGGTGAACTGAAGAGTACTAAGTGGGAGATGGCCAGTCAGCTGAGAGAATACCAGGAGCTGCTGAACGTCAAGATGGCTCTGGACATAGAGATAGCAGCCTACAG GAAGTTGCTGGAAGGGGAGGAGACTCGGTTCATACCTGGGCCAAGCCTGTACTCCTACTCCTCTGCCCACCTGAAGCTGAAGGGGGAGGAGCTCTCAGACACAGTCATACTGGAGGAACAGACGGATGAGACACAGGTCACTGAGGTGACAGAGGAAGcagaagatgaggaagaggaaaagggagaggagacagaaaaggaagaagaggaagaggaagagggagaaaaggatgaggaagaggatgagaccAAAGCTGAggcagaggagggagaagggaaaggagttgaggaagaggaggaaggtgaggagaaagaggaagagaagtCTAAGTCACCTGAGAAGGCTGCTTCTTCTCCATCCAAATCTCCCCAATCTAAGTCTCCCCCCAAAACCCCCCAGCCCAAATCTCCTGCCCCCAAATCACCTGAATCAAAATCACCCCAAGCTAAATCTCCCCTCCCCAAATCACCTGCCAAATCTCCCGCCCCCAAATCACCTGAATCCAAATCACCCCAAGCCAAATCTCCCCTCCCCAAATCACCTGCCAAATCTCCCGCCCCCAAATCACCTGAATCCAAATCACCCCAAGCCAAATCTCCCCTCCCCAAATCACCTGCCAAATCTCCCGCCCCCAAATCACCTGAATCCAAATCACCCCAAGCCAAATCTCCCCTCCCCAAATCACCTGCCAAATCTCCCGCCCCCAAATCTCCCACAGCTGTGAAATCACCAACATCTACATCTCCCCCCAGCAAATCCCCAGAGTCTAAGTCTCCCCCTCCCAAATCCCCCCTCCCAAAGTCTCCTGAACCCAAGTCCCCCATCCAGGAGAAGGCCAAGCCCCCTGCAGAAGACAAACTGGCCAAgcaggagaagaaagagaaggaacAACCCCAGCCTGTAAAGGAGGAAAAGAAACAAGAGCCAGAAcccaaggagaaggagaagagtgaGAGCCAGCCTAAAGAGGAGAAGGTTGAGGAGAAGACAGACAAACCAGAAcccaaggagaaggagaagagtgaGAGCCAGCCTAAAGAGGAGAAGGTTGAGGAGAAGACAGACAAACCAGAAcccaaggagaaggagaagagtgaGAGCCAGCCTAAAGAGGAGAAGGTTGAGGAGAAGACAGACAAACCAGAAcccaaggagaaggagaagagtgaGAGCCAGCCTAAAGAGGAGAAGGTTGAGGAGAAGACAGACAAACCAGATCCCAAGGAGAGCAAGCCAGAGGAGAATCCCAAGAAGACTGAGACCCCAACACCTGCCCCCTCTGCTGCCACCCCGGCCAAGCCTGCAGAGGAAAAGCCCGCCCCTGCCAAGGAGAGCCACGGCCCTGCTaagaaagaagaggagaaacaAGCCAAAACAGATGACACACCCCAGGTAGAGGTGAAGCCAGCCCCCAAAGAATCACCACAGAAAACAGAGAGCACAAAGGAGGAGAAGAAACCAGAGCCCAAAGAGGAGGTGAAGAAGGAGGATAAGAAGGAGGACAAGAAGGAGGCCTCTAAAGCATCCGACATTAAAGAGGCAAAGGATACGAAGGAGGTAGGGAAGGCAGAGAAGGCCAAGAAGTCTTCTAGCACTGAAGTCAAAGACGAGAAGTCTTCTAGCACTGAGGTCAAAGACGAGAAGTCTTCTAGCACTGAGGTCAAAGACGAGAAGTCTTCTAGCACTGAGGTCAAAGACGAGAAGTCTTCTAGCACTGAGGTCAAAGACGAGAAGTCTTCTAGCACTGAAGTCAAAGACGAGAAGTCTTCTAGCACTGAAGTCAAAGACGAGAAGTCTTCTAGCACTGAGGTCAAAGACGAGAAAGCCAAGAAGTGA